A portion of the Micromonospora vinacea genome contains these proteins:
- a CDS encoding DUF4142 domain-containing protein — translation MAPLRSAHRRLGTRTHRAVMLLIAVIAGVGVLPGVAVAAPAGGQQLNAADMTLLNGVRLAGLWEMPAGQMAAEKGQSAKVREIGAGIADEHQKLDQLVVDAANKLGATIPSEPTAEQKGWLAEMQKASGARFDQIFVTRLRVAHGKIFPVIGAVRASTRDATVRKLCEDANAFVQHHMQMLESTGLVRWPELPPAALPAPGEDGLLAAASANSGPQVGVSSTVVWLVFLAALGTGGIATYRMLRRS, via the coding sequence ATGGCACCGCTCAGATCCGCCCATCGCCGACTGGGCACCCGGACCCACCGAGCGGTGATGCTGCTCATCGCGGTCATCGCGGGGGTCGGTGTCCTGCCCGGCGTGGCCGTCGCCGCGCCCGCCGGTGGCCAGCAGCTCAACGCCGCCGACATGACACTGCTCAACGGGGTGCGGCTGGCCGGGCTGTGGGAGATGCCAGCCGGCCAGATGGCCGCCGAGAAGGGACAGTCGGCGAAGGTCCGGGAGATCGGCGCCGGCATCGCCGACGAGCACCAGAAGCTCGACCAGCTCGTGGTCGACGCGGCCAACAAGTTGGGCGCGACGATCCCCAGCGAGCCGACCGCCGAGCAGAAGGGCTGGCTGGCCGAGATGCAGAAGGCATCCGGCGCCCGGTTCGACCAGATCTTCGTCACCCGGCTCCGGGTTGCCCACGGCAAGATCTTCCCGGTGATCGGCGCGGTCCGGGCCAGCACCCGGGACGCCACCGTCCGCAAGCTCTGCGAGGACGCCAACGCGTTCGTCCAGCACCACATGCAGATGCTGGAGAGCACCGGCCTGGTCCGTTGGCCGGAGCTGCCGCCGGCCGCGCTGCCCGCCCCGGGTGAGGACGGGCTCCTGGCCGCCGCCTCCGCCAACTCCGGCCCGCAGGTCGGAGTCAGCAGCACCGTCGTCTGGCTGGTCTTCCTCGCCGCGCTGGGCACAGGCGGAATCGCCACCTACCGGATGTTGCGCCGTAGCTGA
- the tsaD gene encoding tRNA (adenosine(37)-N6)-threonylcarbamoyltransferase complex transferase subunit TsaD gives MADEPLILGIETSCDETGVGIVRGHTLLADALASSVEEHARFGGVVPEVASRAHLEAIVPTMDRALTEAGVTLADIDAIAVTSGPGLAGALLVGVAAAKGYAVAAEKPIYGVNHLAAHVAVDTLEHGPLPEPAIALLVSGGHSSLLLVDDLARGVTPLGATIDDAAGEAFDKVARLLGLPFPGGPPIDREARAGDAASIAFPRGLTAAKDLAAHRYDFSFSGLKTAVARWVEARQRAGEPVPVADVAASFQEAVCDVLTSKALAACRAQGIETLVIGGGVAANSRLRAMAEQRAEKYGIQVRVPRPKLCTDNGAMVAALGSHLVAAGVAPSRLDLPADSALPLTTVSV, from the coding sequence ATGGCTGACGAACCACTGATCCTGGGTATCGAAACCTCCTGCGACGAGACCGGCGTCGGCATCGTGCGGGGGCACACCCTGCTGGCCGACGCGCTCGCCTCCAGCGTCGAGGAACACGCCCGGTTCGGGGGTGTGGTCCCGGAGGTGGCCAGCCGGGCACACCTGGAGGCCATCGTGCCGACCATGGACCGGGCACTGACCGAGGCCGGCGTCACGCTGGCCGACATCGACGCCATCGCTGTCACCTCCGGCCCGGGGCTGGCCGGTGCGCTGCTGGTCGGCGTCGCCGCCGCCAAGGGGTACGCGGTCGCCGCCGAGAAACCCATCTACGGCGTCAACCACCTCGCCGCCCACGTCGCGGTGGACACCCTTGAGCACGGCCCACTGCCCGAACCCGCCATCGCGCTCCTGGTATCTGGCGGCCACTCGTCCCTGCTGCTCGTCGACGACCTGGCCCGCGGTGTCACCCCGCTGGGCGCCACCATCGACGACGCGGCCGGGGAGGCGTTCGACAAGGTCGCCCGGCTGCTCGGGTTGCCGTTCCCCGGCGGTCCGCCCATCGACCGGGAGGCGCGGGCCGGCGATGCCGCCTCTATCGCCTTCCCTCGCGGTCTGACCGCCGCCAAGGATCTGGCCGCCCACCGGTACGACTTCTCGTTCTCCGGCCTGAAGACGGCGGTGGCCCGGTGGGTCGAGGCCCGTCAGCGTGCCGGCGAGCCGGTGCCGGTGGCCGACGTGGCCGCGTCCTTCCAGGAGGCGGTCTGCGACGTGCTGACCAGCAAGGCGCTCGCCGCCTGCCGCGCGCAGGGCATCGAGACCCTGGTCATCGGCGGGGGAGTGGCGGCGAACTCGCGGCTGCGGGCGATGGCCGAGCAGCGGGCCGAGAAGTACGGCATCCAGGTCCGGGTACCCCGGCCAAAGCTGTGCACCGACAACGGTGCGATGGTGGCCGCGCTCGGTTCGCACCTGGTCGCCGCCGGGGTCGCTCCCAGTCGACTGGACCTGCCAGCCGATTCGGCGCTGCCGTTGACCACGGTCAGCGTGTGA
- the rimI gene encoding ribosomal protein S18-alanine N-acetyltransferase, producing the protein MTAVRLEPFRWWHIDDVLPIEADLFGAEQWSPAMFWSELANGHHYRVAVDADGSVLGYAGLAGAPPDEVWVQNIAVRRDAQRRGVGRTLLEELLAEAVRRDARSTLLEVAVDNAAAQRLYATYGFEPIGVRRGYYQPSNTDALVMRRDAEPTGDGPHDHG; encoded by the coding sequence ATGACGGCGGTACGGCTCGAACCGTTCCGCTGGTGGCACATCGATGACGTGCTGCCGATCGAGGCGGACCTCTTCGGCGCCGAGCAGTGGTCGCCGGCCATGTTCTGGAGCGAGTTGGCAAACGGGCACCACTACCGGGTCGCCGTCGACGCGGACGGTTCGGTGCTCGGCTACGCCGGACTCGCCGGCGCTCCGCCGGACGAGGTGTGGGTGCAGAACATCGCCGTCCGCCGGGACGCCCAGCGGCGCGGCGTGGGCCGCACCCTGCTGGAGGAGTTGCTCGCCGAGGCGGTCCGGCGCGACGCCCGCAGCACCCTGCTGGAGGTCGCCGTGGACAACGCCGCAGCCCAACGGCTCTACGCGACGTACGGGTTCGAGCCGATCGGGGTGCGGCGCGGCTACTACCAACCGAGCAACACCGACGCGCTGGTCATGCGGCGCGACGCCGAGCCGACCGGGGACGGACCACACGACCATGGCTGA
- the tsaB gene encoding tRNA (adenosine(37)-N6)-threonylcarbamoyltransferase complex dimerization subunit type 1 TsaB codes for MLVLVVDSSTPAVTAALVDVSADGVASRAHRCTVDARAHGELLAPQVDAVLADADARPRDLTAIVAGLGPGPFTGLRVGLVTAATMGQVLGIPTYGVCSLDAIGYPAASGAPVLAASDARRKELYWAVYDGAGQRIVGPEVSAPAVAAARARELGATIAVGDGAHRYAEVLDLPVRVEPRYPDATVLALLAAERIRAGASSERLTPLYLRRPDAVAAAGRKPVLP; via the coding sequence GTGCTCGTACTCGTGGTGGACAGCTCGACCCCCGCGGTCACCGCGGCGCTGGTGGACGTCTCGGCAGATGGCGTGGCGTCGCGGGCGCACCGGTGCACGGTCGACGCCCGCGCGCACGGTGAGCTGCTCGCGCCCCAGGTGGATGCGGTCCTCGCCGACGCCGACGCGCGCCCACGGGACCTGACCGCCATCGTCGCCGGGCTCGGCCCGGGGCCGTTCACCGGGCTGCGGGTCGGCCTGGTCACCGCCGCGACAATGGGTCAGGTGCTCGGCATCCCCACGTACGGCGTCTGTTCGCTGGACGCCATCGGCTACCCGGCGGCGTCCGGCGCGCCGGTCCTGGCCGCCAGCGACGCACGGCGCAAGGAGCTCTACTGGGCCGTCTACGACGGCGCCGGCCAGCGGATCGTCGGGCCTGAGGTGTCCGCACCGGCGGTCGCCGCCGCGCGCGCCCGGGAACTGGGCGCGACGATCGCGGTCGGTGACGGGGCGCACCGATACGCCGAGGTCCTGGACCTGCCCGTTCGAGTCGAGCCGCGCTACCCGGACGCGACAGTGCTGGCGCTGCTCGCCGCCGAACGGATCCGGGCCGGCGCGTCCAGTGAGCGGCTCACCCCGCTCTACCTGCGCCGCCCCGACGCGGTGGCGGCGGCCGGCCGCAAACCGGTCCTGCCATGA
- a CDS encoding helix-turn-helix domain-containing protein — MSSTRLVTLLGAAVRQQRHLRDLSQRQLAALAEVDQAAVARFERGERAPTIAVLERLLAAMDVQLVVGVEPLDAHLDARIDGLAARPIAERIDELGLDRLLDRLTDFPQVITGCAAALLQGAPVPADTLEIALRWQDAKLFTRWLETNYGQRWNARWGEFGGVWLEPEEPGEHLWSTRYGEIRATMCDELPETIEVRHGGRSYQVVPLVELELSEPRAAALLRRYRNRQPASNS; from the coding sequence ATGTCATCCACTCGCCTTGTCACCCTTCTCGGCGCTGCCGTACGGCAGCAACGACATCTGCGCGACCTGAGTCAGCGTCAGTTGGCCGCGCTGGCCGAGGTCGACCAGGCAGCGGTGGCCCGGTTCGAACGCGGTGAGCGAGCGCCGACCATCGCCGTGCTGGAGCGGTTGCTTGCCGCGATGGATGTGCAGTTGGTCGTCGGGGTTGAGCCGTTGGACGCACACCTCGACGCCCGGATCGATGGCTTGGCCGCCCGGCCGATCGCCGAGCGAATCGACGAGCTTGGCCTGGATCGGCTGCTGGACCGGCTCACCGACTTCCCGCAGGTGATCACCGGATGCGCCGCGGCGCTGCTACAGGGTGCACCGGTGCCGGCCGACACGCTGGAGATCGCCCTGCGCTGGCAGGACGCCAAGCTGTTCACCCGCTGGCTGGAGACGAACTACGGCCAGCGGTGGAACGCCCGCTGGGGTGAGTTCGGCGGGGTGTGGTTGGAGCCCGAAGAGCCGGGCGAACACCTGTGGTCGACCCGGTACGGGGAGATAAGGGCCACCATGTGCGACGAGCTGCCCGAGACGATCGAGGTGCGCCACGGCGGGCGGAGTTACCAGGTGGTGCCGCTCGTCGAGCTGGAACTCAGCGAGCCTCGCGCCGCCGCACTGTTACGCCGCTACCGGAACCGGCAGCCGGCCAGCAACAGCTGA
- the ung gene encoding uracil-DNA glycosylase encodes MPDDAPALDLLALLPEQWRAVLTPHLDPARTAALGEFVAREYATQTVFPPLEDLFSAYRLCPPQGTRVLILGQDPYHRAGQAHGLSFSVRDGVTVPPSLRNVFKELGEDVGVPKPRSGNLDGWAAQGVLLLNAVLTVRQATPGSHANAGWEEFTDATIRALDAAPERVVFLLWGGYARKKAALVTNPQHVVLEAGHPSPMNPRGFLGSRPFSAANKALADAGLPTIDWERTAG; translated from the coding sequence ATGCCCGACGACGCTCCCGCCCTGGATCTACTGGCCCTCCTGCCGGAGCAGTGGCGTGCCGTGCTCACCCCGCACCTCGACCCGGCACGCACCGCCGCCCTGGGCGAGTTCGTCGCCCGCGAATACGCGACGCAGACCGTCTTCCCGCCGTTGGAGGACCTGTTCTCGGCATACCGGCTCTGCCCGCCGCAGGGCACCCGGGTGCTCATCCTCGGGCAGGATCCTTACCACCGGGCCGGGCAGGCACACGGGCTGAGCTTCAGTGTCCGCGACGGTGTGACGGTGCCGCCGTCGTTGCGCAACGTCTTCAAGGAGCTGGGCGAGGACGTGGGCGTGCCCAAGCCGCGCAGCGGCAACCTCGATGGTTGGGCCGCCCAGGGTGTGCTGCTGCTCAACGCGGTGCTGACCGTCCGTCAGGCCACCCCGGGCTCGCACGCCAACGCCGGCTGGGAAGAGTTCACCGACGCGACCATCCGGGCACTGGACGCGGCACCGGAGCGGGTGGTCTTCCTGCTCTGGGGTGGCTACGCCCGCAAGAAGGCCGCGCTGGTCACCAACCCGCAGCACGTGGTGCTGGAGGCGGGGCACCCCAGCCCGATGAACCCGCGCGGCTTCCTCGGCAGCCGCCCGTTCAGCGCCGCCAACAAGGCACTCGCCGACGCCGGCCTGCCCACCATCGACTGGGAGCGCACCGCCGGCTGA
- the tsaE gene encoding tRNA (adenosine(37)-N6)-threonylcarbamoyltransferase complex ATPase subunit type 1 TsaE gives MSHVVKLPTVEDTRDFGQRLAGLLRAGDLVLLTGPLGAGKTALTQGIGAGLGVLGDITSPTFVIARVHRPDPARGGRVALVHADAYRLGDATDPRAEIDDLDLDASVDDSVTVVEWGEGLVEQLVDAHLRVRIDRRDDDTRIVELDPVGGDWARRLADLG, from the coding sequence GTGAGTCACGTCGTCAAGCTGCCGACCGTCGAGGACACTCGGGACTTCGGCCAGCGGCTGGCCGGGCTGCTACGCGCCGGCGACCTGGTGCTGTTGACCGGCCCGTTGGGCGCCGGAAAGACCGCACTCACCCAGGGCATCGGCGCCGGGCTCGGCGTCCTCGGTGACATCACCTCGCCGACCTTCGTGATCGCCCGGGTGCACCGCCCCGACCCGGCCCGGGGCGGCCGGGTGGCACTGGTGCACGCCGACGCGTACCGGTTGGGTGACGCCACCGACCCGCGCGCCGAGATCGACGACCTGGACCTCGACGCGTCGGTGGACGACTCGGTGACAGTGGTGGAGTGGGGCGAGGGCCTGGTGGAGCAGCTGGTGGACGCGCACCTGCGGGTACGCATCGACCGCCGCGACGACGACACCCGCATCGTCGAGCTGGACCCGGTCGGCGGCGACTGGGCCCGGCGGCTCGCCGACCTGGGCTAG
- a CDS encoding alpha/beta fold hydrolase, whose amino-acid sequence MNYRIPRPRTAAGRVAGIVGAAVGVAAAGLAAGVATERTLVRRLKADPADRYAHETFDQQRYDEAFRLELPDGTDIHVEVVEPTRPVPGRPTVVLVHGFCLDMGTFHFQRQMLAARGDYRIVAYDQPGHGRSGRLETGEYDLTVLGRTLRQVIDRTAPDGPLVLVGHSMGGMTIMAFAELFPELFGDRVVGTVLMATSGGLIAETKLVAPALLGRVGGPVLYMVSNATRYGGPVIDKARKSTSNVAWLLTRKYGFGTRKPSPSLVSYVETMNSRTSADTVTRYLRTLATHSRFPALAALAATPVLVVVGDKDMITPVTHSEEIVRRLPHAEFVKIKDSGHVVMLEHADEVNAALARFLESLQSVEER is encoded by the coding sequence GTGAACTACCGCATTCCACGTCCGCGGACGGCCGCGGGCCGGGTCGCGGGGATCGTCGGCGCGGCGGTGGGGGTGGCCGCGGCGGGTCTGGCGGCCGGGGTCGCGACCGAACGGACCCTGGTCCGCCGACTCAAGGCCGACCCGGCCGACCGCTACGCGCACGAGACGTTCGACCAGCAGCGGTACGACGAGGCGTTCCGCCTGGAGTTGCCGGACGGCACGGACATCCACGTCGAGGTGGTCGAGCCGACCCGACCGGTGCCGGGGCGCCCGACTGTGGTGCTGGTGCACGGCTTCTGCCTGGACATGGGGACGTTCCACTTCCAGCGCCAGATGCTCGCCGCCCGCGGTGACTACCGGATCGTGGCGTACGACCAGCCCGGTCACGGCCGGTCCGGCCGGTTGGAGACCGGGGAGTACGACCTCACGGTGCTCGGCCGGACGTTGCGCCAGGTGATCGACCGGACCGCCCCGGACGGGCCGCTGGTGCTGGTCGGCCACTCGATGGGCGGCATGACAATCATGGCGTTCGCCGAGCTGTTCCCGGAGCTGTTCGGTGACCGGGTGGTGGGCACCGTGCTGATGGCCACGTCGGGCGGGCTCATCGCGGAGACCAAGCTGGTCGCACCCGCGCTGCTCGGCCGGGTCGGTGGCCCGGTGCTCTACATGGTCAGCAACGCCACCCGGTACGGCGGGCCGGTGATCGACAAGGCTCGCAAGTCCACGTCGAACGTGGCCTGGCTGCTGACCCGCAAGTACGGTTTCGGCACCCGCAAGCCCAGCCCGTCGCTGGTGTCCTACGTGGAGACGATGAACTCCCGGACGTCTGCCGACACGGTGACCCGCTACCTGCGGACCCTGGCCACCCATTCGCGCTTCCCGGCGCTGGCGGCGCTGGCGGCGACTCCGGTGCTGGTGGTGGTCGGCGACAAAGACATGATCACTCCGGTGACACACTCCGAGGAGATCGTCCGCCGGTTGCCGCACGCCGAGTTCGTGAAGATCAAGGACAGCGGTCACGTGGTGATGTTGGAGCACGCGGACGAGGTCAACGCCGCGCTGGCGCGGTTCCTGGAGTCATTGCAGAGCGTGGAGGAACGGTGA
- the alr gene encoding alanine racemase, which translates to MWQAEVRVDLDAIRENVSRLRSGTTAELMAVVKADGYGHGMLPAARAALDAGADWLGVCTLDEALTLRRGGVTVPVLAWLLAPGLPLHEGVTAGVDLGAASLAQLDEMVEASRLAGRPARLHLKIDTGLSRGGATVADWPALLDAAAKAQADGLVEVVGVWSHFVYADSPGHPTTDRQLAVFHEGLAMVERAGLRPRWRHLANSAATLTRPDTHFDLVRPGLAIYGLSPVAGETYGLRPAMTARARVMLTKRVPAGTGISYGHAYTTETDANLAVVPLGYADGVPRHASNTGPVQLGGVRRTISGRVCMDQFVLDCGDDPVADGDVATLFGSGADGEPTADDWAEAVGTINYEIVTRFGGTRVPRVYDGEKP; encoded by the coding sequence ATGTGGCAGGCCGAGGTACGCGTCGATCTTGACGCCATCCGCGAGAACGTGAGCAGGCTCCGCTCCGGCACCACCGCCGAGTTGATGGCGGTGGTGAAGGCCGACGGGTACGGCCACGGCATGCTTCCGGCCGCCCGCGCGGCGCTCGACGCCGGGGCTGACTGGCTCGGTGTCTGCACCCTCGACGAGGCGCTCACCCTGCGCCGGGGCGGGGTGACAGTGCCGGTACTGGCCTGGCTGCTCGCGCCCGGGTTGCCGCTGCACGAGGGCGTCACCGCCGGGGTTGACCTGGGCGCGGCCAGCCTGGCGCAACTGGACGAGATGGTCGAGGCGAGTCGCCTGGCCGGGCGTCCCGCCCGCCTGCACCTCAAGATCGATACGGGGCTGTCCCGGGGTGGCGCGACAGTCGCCGACTGGCCCGCGCTGCTGGACGCCGCCGCGAAGGCGCAGGCAGACGGCCTGGTCGAGGTGGTCGGCGTGTGGAGCCACTTCGTGTACGCGGACTCGCCCGGCCACCCCACCACCGACCGTCAACTGGCCGTCTTCCACGAAGGGCTGGCCATGGTCGAGCGAGCCGGGCTGCGACCGCGCTGGCGGCACCTCGCCAACTCGGCCGCCACCCTCACCCGCCCGGACACCCACTTCGACCTGGTCCGCCCCGGCCTGGCCATCTACGGGCTCTCCCCGGTGGCCGGCGAGACGTACGGGTTGCGGCCGGCGATGACCGCCCGCGCCCGGGTGATGCTCACCAAGCGGGTGCCCGCCGGCACCGGTATCTCCTACGGGCACGCCTACACCACGGAAACCGACGCGAACCTCGCCGTGGTGCCACTCGGGTACGCCGACGGGGTTCCCCGGCACGCGTCCAACACCGGCCCGGTGCAGCTCGGCGGCGTACGCCGGACCATCTCGGGGCGGGTCTGCATGGACCAGTTCGTGCTCGACTGCGGTGACGACCCGGTGGCCGACGGCGACGTGGCGACGCTCTTCGGCAGCGGTGCCGACGGCGAACCGACAGCGGACGACTGGGCCGAGGCGGTCGGCACGATCAACTACGAGATCGTCACCCGGTTCGGCGGCACGCGGGTGCCCCGGGTCTACGACGGCGAGAAACCGTGA
- a CDS encoding NAD(P)H-hydrate dehydratase, with protein MRAVWRVADVRAAEAGLMGTLPEGTLMQRAAAGLARRAALLLAERGGVYGARVLLLVGSGDNGGDALYAGERLARRGVQVSALLLTPGRAHAAGLAALRAAGGRLVPDPAGPVDLVLDGIVGIGGTGGLRANADEVVQRLCELRGRDGERATVLAVDVPSGVAVDTGHVPLSASGRPTAVRADVTVAFGALKPALVVGPAAALAGQVEVVDIGLRPWLRGTPALRVTEWSDVVDWWPQLGPASEKYTRGVVGVATGSATYPGAAVLSVGGALAGPTGLVRYAGSARAEVLHQHPSVIASGRVADAGRVQAWVCGSGLGTGADAAAELRAVLAAPVPVVLDADALTLLVDGSLADRLRGRDAPIVVTPHDREFTRLCGEEPGTDRVGAALRLAAWMNAVVLLKGDRTVIGTPDGRAYVNPTGTPALATGGTGDVLAGLLGSLLAAGVPADRAAASAAYLHGLAGREAARSGPVTAPDVATALRPVLARLG; from the coding sequence ATGAGAGCGGTGTGGCGGGTGGCCGACGTACGGGCGGCCGAGGCGGGGTTGATGGGCACGCTGCCGGAGGGGACGCTGATGCAGCGGGCCGCCGCAGGCCTGGCCCGCCGCGCCGCGCTCCTGCTCGCCGAGCGGGGCGGGGTCTACGGGGCCCGGGTGCTGCTGCTCGTCGGGTCCGGTGACAACGGCGGCGACGCGCTGTACGCGGGGGAGCGGCTGGCCCGCCGGGGTGTCCAGGTGTCCGCCCTGCTGCTCACCCCCGGGCGGGCGCACGCCGCCGGCCTGGCCGCGCTGCGAGCCGCCGGCGGCCGGCTGGTGCCGGATCCGGCCGGCCCGGTCGACCTGGTCCTCGACGGCATCGTCGGCATCGGCGGCACCGGTGGGCTACGGGCGAACGCGGACGAGGTGGTCCAGCGCCTCTGCGAACTGCGCGGACGCGACGGGGAGCGGGCCACAGTGCTGGCGGTCGACGTGCCCAGCGGGGTCGCTGTCGACACCGGCCACGTGCCGCTGTCCGCGTCCGGCCGGCCCACAGCGGTCCGCGCCGACGTGACGGTGGCCTTCGGCGCACTGAAGCCCGCCCTGGTGGTCGGGCCGGCCGCCGCCCTGGCCGGGCAGGTCGAGGTGGTCGACATCGGGCTGCGGCCGTGGCTGCGTGGCACCCCGGCGCTGCGGGTCACCGAGTGGTCCGACGTGGTCGACTGGTGGCCCCAGCTGGGCCCGGCCTCGGAGAAGTACACCCGGGGCGTGGTGGGTGTGGCCACCGGGTCGGCGACCTACCCCGGCGCGGCGGTGCTCTCCGTGGGCGGCGCCCTGGCCGGGCCGACCGGCCTGGTCCGCTACGCCGGCAGCGCCCGCGCCGAGGTGCTGCACCAGCATCCGTCGGTGATCGCCAGCGGGCGGGTCGCCGACGCGGGCCGGGTGCAGGCCTGGGTCTGCGGCTCCGGGCTGGGCACCGGCGCCGACGCGGCGGCCGAGCTGCGCGCCGTACTGGCCGCCCCGGTGCCGGTGGTGCTCGACGCCGACGCGCTGACCCTGCTGGTGGACGGCTCGCTCGCCGACCGGCTGCGGGGTCGGGACGCGCCCATCGTGGTCACCCCGCACGACCGGGAGTTCACCCGTCTCTGCGGGGAGGAGCCGGGCACCGACCGGGTCGGCGCCGCGCTGCGGCTCGCCGCCTGGATGAACGCTGTGGTGCTGCTCAAGGGCGACCGCACGGTGATCGGCACGCCGGACGGTCGGGCGTACGTCAACCCGACCGGCACCCCGGCGCTGGCCACCGGCGGCACCGGCGACGTGTTGGCCGGGCTGCTCGGCTCGCTGCTGGCGGCCGGGGTGCCGGCCGATCGGGCCGCCGCCTCGGCCGCGTACCTGCACGGGCTCGCCGGGCGGGAGGCGGCCCGGAGCGGGCCGGTGACCGCGCCGGACGTGGCGACCGCGTTGCGCCCGGTGCTGGCCCGGCTGGGCTGA
- a CDS encoding holo-ACP synthase codes for MIVAVGIDVVLVDRFARALARTPLLADRLFTEAERHTRAGNPRSPESLAARFAAKEAVAKALGAPAGLNWHDCEIVPDPDGRPWLAVSGTVAAVADARGVNHWHLSLSHDGGIASAMVVAER; via the coding sequence GTGATCGTCGCTGTCGGCATCGACGTCGTCCTGGTCGACCGGTTCGCCCGGGCCCTGGCCCGGACGCCGCTGCTCGCCGACCGGCTCTTCACCGAGGCCGAGCGGCACACCCGCGCCGGCAACCCGCGCTCGCCCGAGTCGCTCGCCGCCCGGTTCGCCGCCAAGGAGGCGGTGGCCAAGGCACTCGGCGCACCGGCCGGGCTCAACTGGCACGACTGCGAGATCGTGCCCGACCCGGATGGCCGCCCCTGGCTGGCCGTCTCCGGCACTGTCGCGGCGGTGGCCGACGCGCGTGGGGTCAACCACTGGCACCTCTCGTTGTCGCACGACGGCGGGATCGCGTCGGCGATGGTGGTCGCGGAACGATGA
- a CDS encoding alpha/beta hydrolase: protein MSGVGYRQLWAVDPEGWRAAGAAWAGLVGPVDRRVGGLRASGGRLRGGWSGAASAAADARLAGLRDELASVAPALIEVDQVLAELAGRLTVAKARLAEAVAQADAAGLLVDRSGGVRVDPARVRPTDRAAAAAAGMAAAGVAAALRAALDGAAVADRVAADRLDELARAAGTGWASPPPPGRPALGAAPALVSAWWSGLTPAQRRWLIGREPALVGRLDGVPVAARDQANRLRLDVWRAELLAERRRLLSGVPPGTLASIRLRGVAGRLAGLDALVGRLTADGAPRAYLLGLDPAGEGRVVVALGDPDHADRVLTYVPGMTAGLNDAPGELGRAARVLDRCAALAPGERSAAVLWLDYDAPDFLTEAASAGQARDAGPALHRFQEGLRASHEGPPARQTVLGHSYGSLVVGVAAREHGLAADALVFVGSPGVGASHAAELGVPPGEVWASSAPDDVIRAAQSPDELARRALLRTAPLAAVLGWPGRTGHELWFGHDPSDPGFGGRVFGSGRGGHTGYWDPGNPALDGMARVVLGR, encoded by the coding sequence GTGAGCGGCGTCGGCTATCGGCAGCTGTGGGCTGTCGATCCGGAAGGGTGGCGGGCCGCCGGGGCGGCGTGGGCGGGGTTGGTCGGGCCGGTCGATCGGCGGGTCGGCGGGTTGCGCGCGTCCGGCGGGCGGTTGCGGGGCGGTTGGTCGGGTGCGGCCTCTGCGGCGGCGGACGCCCGGCTCGCCGGCCTCCGGGACGAGCTGGCCTCGGTGGCACCCGCGCTGATCGAGGTCGACCAGGTGCTGGCCGAGTTGGCCGGCCGGCTGACGGTGGCGAAGGCACGGCTCGCCGAGGCGGTCGCCCAGGCCGACGCGGCCGGCCTGCTGGTGGACCGCTCGGGCGGGGTGCGGGTCGATCCCGCCCGGGTTCGGCCCACCGACCGGGCCGCTGCGGCAGCGGCGGGGATGGCGGCGGCTGGGGTGGCAGCGGCCCTGCGGGCCGCGCTCGACGGGGCAGCAGTCGCGGACCGGGTCGCCGCCGACCGGTTGGATGAGCTGGCGAGGGCCGCCGGCACCGGCTGGGCCTCCCCGCCTCCGCCGGGCCGACCGGCCCTCGGTGCCGCGCCCGCGCTGGTCAGCGCCTGGTGGTCCGGGTTGACCCCGGCGCAGCGTCGGTGGCTGATCGGGCGCGAGCCGGCCCTCGTCGGTCGGTTGGACGGGGTTCCGGTGGCCGCCCGCGACCAGGCCAACCGGTTACGGCTCGACGTCTGGCGTGCGGAGCTGCTGGCCGAGCGGCGACGGTTGCTGTCAGGGGTGCCGCCGGGGACGCTCGCGTCGATCCGGCTGCGTGGGGTGGCCGGGCGGTTGGCCGGCCTGGACGCGCTGGTCGGGCGGTTGACGGCCGACGGGGCACCACGGGCGTACCTGCTCGGGTTGGATCCGGCCGGTGAGGGCCGGGTGGTGGTGGCGCTCGGCGACCCGGACCACGCCGACCGGGTGCTCACCTACGTGCCGGGGATGACCGCCGGCCTGAACGACGCCCCCGGCGAGTTGGGTAGGGCGGCACGGGTGCTGGACCGGTGCGCGGCGCTCGCCCCGGGTGAGCGCAGCGCGGCGGTGCTCTGGTTGGACTACGACGCGCCGGATTTCCTGACCGAGGCCGCCTCGGCGGGCCAGGCCCGGGACGCCGGCCCGGCGTTGCACCGCTTCCAGGAGGGGCTGCGCGCCAGCCACGAAGGGCCCCCGGCCCGGCAGACAGTGCTCGGGCACAGCTACGGGTCGCTGGTGGTGGGTGTGGCCGCCCGGGAGCACGGGCTGGCCGCCGACGCGCTGGTCTTCGTCGGCTCGCCCGGTGTCGGCGCGTCGCACGCCGCCGAGTTGGGCGTGCCACCCGGGGAGGTCTGGGCGAGCAGCGCCCCCGACGACGTGATCCGGGCGGCCCAGTCACCGGACGAGCTGGCCCGACGGGCCCTGCTGCGTACGGCGCCGCTGGCTGCCGTGCTGGGCTGGCCGGGCCGGACCGGGCACGAGCTGTGGTTCGGGCACGACCCGTCCGACCCCGGGTTCGGCGGTCGGGTCTTCGGCAGTGGGCGGGGCGGGCACACCGGTTACTGGGACCCGGGCAATCCCGCGCTGGACGGGATGGCCCGGGTCGTGCTGGGCCGCTGA